A genomic segment from Cyanobium sp. NIES-981 encodes:
- a CDS encoding DUF4236 domain-containing protein: MGFRFRRSARLGPLRFNFSSGGLSSISVGGRGASFNIPVSRSGGPRTTVGLPGTGLSWSVEHTPDRPAAIPAGPAAGLPNSRRLRSGQLDALKRSLLGVLRQELFAPGSTGEQLWDHGLVSRLLADRSLGARTAGLLAVIETPEALEGYLLRAQGQDDAKRRAQRCITAVQEASRLAAGRGWLA, from the coding sequence ATGGGCTTCCGCTTCCGCCGCTCCGCCCGCCTGGGCCCGCTGAGGTTCAACTTCTCCAGCGGGGGATTGAGCTCGATCTCCGTCGGCGGCCGTGGAGCCTCCTTCAACATTCCGGTGAGCCGCAGTGGCGGCCCGCGCACCACCGTGGGGCTGCCGGGCACCGGCCTGAGCTGGAGCGTGGAGCACACCCCGGATCGCCCAGCCGCGATCCCGGCCGGTCCTGCGGCGGGCTTGCCCAACAGCCGCCGGCTGCGCTCCGGTCAGCTCGATGCCCTCAAGCGGTCGCTGCTGGGCGTGCTGCGTCAGGAGCTGTTCGCTCCAGGCTCCACCGGGGAGCAGCTGTGGGATCACGGTCTGGTGAGCCGCCTGCTGGCCGATAGATCCCTCGGTGCCCGAACGGCCGGCCTGCTGGCGGTGATCGAAACGCCAGAGGCCCTGGAGGGCTATCTGCTGCGGGCCCAGGGCCAGGACGACGCGAAACGCCGCGCCCAGCGCTGCATCACGGCCGTGCAGGAGGCCTCAAGGCTGGCTGCTGGGCGGGGCTGGCTTGCCTGA
- a CDS encoding RAD52 family DNA repair protein, with product MTVAAPSANGTSRPAAPRPVQRPPSALELIRSADRDGVAPAPEPAPASAPEAPQAQPSGFSPEQLAALSAPLNRANVRQREQGRSRVSYLEGWQVIAEANRIFGFDGWQRQTIAVRCVAQAERLIGRDQKPGWGVTYTARVRVTVTAGGLAPLVREGSGAGHGIDVDLGQAHESALKEAETDAMKRALMTFGNPFGLALYDKAQRQVSSAAAQGDGPQRQSGQRSAVSRPSAGASAASPGQGHTQATAPTPPPSAPADLGQVPLDPETIQHLHSTLRALPRPLLESLTRAFRKRFQVPEAAATIADRINQKCHHDWIETFLVQHQASSD from the coding sequence ATGACCGTCGCCGCCCCTTCCGCCAACGGGACCAGCAGGCCCGCTGCACCTCGCCCCGTCCAGAGGCCTCCCTCAGCCCTGGAGCTGATCCGCTCCGCTGATCGTGATGGGGTCGCTCCAGCTCCAGAGCCCGCACCAGCCTCAGCGCCGGAAGCCCCCCAGGCTCAGCCCTCCGGGTTCTCCCCCGAGCAGCTCGCGGCGCTCTCCGCCCCACTCAATCGGGCCAACGTCCGCCAGCGGGAGCAGGGCCGCAGCCGGGTGAGCTACCTGGAGGGTTGGCAGGTGATCGCGGAAGCCAACCGGATCTTTGGCTTTGACGGCTGGCAGCGGCAGACCATCGCGGTCCGCTGCGTCGCCCAGGCCGAGCGGTTGATCGGTCGGGACCAGAAGCCTGGCTGGGGCGTCACCTACACCGCCCGTGTGCGCGTCACCGTCACCGCTGGAGGTCTGGCACCCCTGGTTCGCGAGGGCAGCGGTGCCGGCCACGGCATCGACGTTGACCTGGGCCAGGCCCACGAATCCGCCCTCAAGGAAGCCGAGACCGACGCCATGAAGCGGGCATTGATGACCTTCGGGAATCCGTTTGGCCTCGCCCTCTACGACAAGGCGCAGCGGCAGGTCAGCAGTGCAGCAGCCCAGGGTGATGGGCCCCAGCGTCAATCAGGGCAGCGGTCTGCTGTGAGCCGGCCGTCGGCTGGTGCTTCCGCCGCCTCCCCAGGCCAAGGCCACACCCAGGCCACGGCCCCGACACCACCGCCATCAGCCCCGGCCGACCTCGGCCAGGTGCCCCTCGATCCCGAGACGATCCAGCACCTCCACAGCACCCTCCGGGCCCTGCCCCGGCCACTACTGGAGAGCCTCACCCGGGCCTTCCGCAAACGGTTCCAGGTGCCCGAGGCCGCTGCCACCATCGCCGATCGGATCAACCAGAAGTGCCACCACGACTGGATTGAGACCTTCCTCGTGCAGCACCAGGCGAGCAGCGACTGA
- the ilvC gene encoding ketol-acid reductoisomerase, whose protein sequence is MAQLFYDSDADLSLLEGKTVAIIGYGSQGHAHALNLKDSGVNVVVGLYEGSRSAEKARADGLEVLSVADACAKADWIMVLLPDEIQKTIYEKEIAPHLSAGKVLSFAHGFNIRFGLIQPPADVDVVMIAPKGPGHTVRWEYQNGMGVPALFAVQQDASGQARDLAMAYAKGIGGTRAGILETNFKEETETDLFGEQAVLCGGLSELVKAGFETLVEAGYQPELAYFECLHEVKLIVDLMVKGGLTAMRDSISNTAEYGDYVSGPRLITADTKAEMKRILADIQDGTFARNFVAECEAGKPEMKRIRERDSQHPIEQVGKGLRSMFSWLKAA, encoded by the coding sequence ATGGCCCAGCTCTTCTACGACTCCGACGCCGATCTCAGCCTGCTGGAGGGCAAGACGGTGGCCATCATCGGCTACGGCTCCCAGGGCCATGCCCATGCCCTGAACCTCAAGGACAGCGGCGTGAACGTGGTGGTGGGCCTCTACGAGGGCAGCCGCTCCGCCGAGAAGGCCCGGGCCGACGGCCTCGAGGTGCTCAGCGTCGCCGACGCCTGCGCCAAGGCCGACTGGATCATGGTGCTGCTGCCCGATGAGATCCAGAAGACGATCTACGAGAAGGAGATCGCGCCCCATCTGAGCGCCGGAAAGGTGCTGAGCTTCGCCCACGGCTTCAACATCCGCTTCGGCCTGATCCAGCCCCCCGCCGACGTGGATGTGGTGATGATCGCGCCGAAGGGTCCCGGCCACACGGTGCGCTGGGAGTACCAGAACGGCATGGGCGTGCCGGCCCTGTTCGCCGTGCAGCAGGACGCCAGCGGCCAGGCCCGCGACCTGGCCATGGCCTACGCCAAGGGCATCGGCGGCACCCGCGCCGGCATCCTCGAAACCAACTTCAAGGAGGAGACCGAAACCGACCTGTTCGGCGAGCAGGCCGTGCTCTGCGGCGGCCTGAGCGAGCTGGTGAAGGCGGGCTTCGAAACCCTGGTGGAAGCCGGCTACCAGCCCGAGCTGGCCTACTTCGAGTGCCTGCACGAGGTGAAGCTGATCGTGGATCTGATGGTGAAGGGCGGCCTCACCGCCATGCGCGATTCCATCTCCAACACCGCCGAGTACGGCGACTACGTGAGCGGCCCGCGCCTGATCACCGCCGACACCAAGGCCGAGATGAAGCGCATCCTGGCCGACATCCAGGACGGCACCTTCGCCAGGAACTTCGTGGCCGAATGCGAAGCGGGCAAGCCCGAGATGAAGCGGATCCGCGAGCGCGATTCCCAGCACCCGATCGAGCAGGTGGGCAAGGGCCTGCGTTCCATGTTCAGCTGGTTGAAGGCCGCCTGA
- a CDS encoding IS5 family transposase, whose product MYRREHRDQLSFEDFFLPFGGKLSGDNRWIKLAELIPWDELEGDYAAQFCKGFGAPAKPFRMALGALIIKARMGLTDEELVEQIKENPYLQFFIGLEAFQYSAPFDPSMMVYFRKRLPDSVVNDCNERIVRHGLNVIRSSAVDEHDSSDGGGAGSAADQKIESKTPRPNQGSLLIDATCVPADIRHPTDLSLLNEGRELTETLIDAMYSQVRESFGHKPRTHRKQARQQFLAVAKKKRPRFLKIRKAIKQQLGHLKRNLANIDALTACGASLLAAGRHAYQKLLVVSELVRQQNILYRSDTRSIPARIVSLCQAHIRPIVRGKARCNVEFGAKISLSVTDEGFAFLDRLSFDPYNEGEDLKVQAQAYRRRYGCYPEVICADQIYRTRSNRAFCQRHGIRLSGPRLGRPKNDPELVAAERRQFVDDQRRRNAVEGKIGQGKRRYGLGLIREKLPATQGSSIAMNVLVMNLQKLLELLCLYFVLCWQLLVSAARALSSSSRELSCQLSGA is encoded by the coding sequence ATGTACCGACGTGAGCATCGTGATCAGCTCTCGTTCGAGGACTTCTTCCTGCCGTTTGGAGGAAAGCTCTCTGGTGACAATCGCTGGATCAAGCTGGCTGAGCTGATCCCATGGGATGAGCTGGAAGGTGACTATGCAGCTCAGTTCTGCAAGGGCTTTGGCGCCCCGGCAAAGCCATTTCGCATGGCACTGGGCGCCCTGATCATCAAGGCCCGCATGGGGCTGACTGATGAAGAACTGGTTGAGCAAATCAAAGAGAACCCCTATCTCCAGTTCTTCATCGGCCTGGAGGCATTTCAGTACTCGGCTCCGTTTGACCCATCAATGATGGTGTACTTCCGGAAGCGGCTGCCAGATTCGGTCGTGAATGACTGCAATGAACGAATCGTGCGTCACGGTCTGAACGTGATCCGTTCGTCTGCAGTTGATGAGCACGACAGCAGCGATGGAGGCGGAGCCGGGAGCGCAGCTGATCAGAAGATTGAATCCAAAACGCCACGGCCAAATCAGGGGTCACTGCTGATTGATGCGACATGCGTTCCGGCAGATATTCGGCATCCAACGGATCTCTCGCTGCTCAATGAAGGCCGAGAGCTCACCGAGACTCTGATCGATGCCATGTATTCGCAGGTCAGAGAGTCCTTTGGTCACAAACCACGAACGCATCGGAAGCAGGCCAGGCAGCAGTTCCTCGCCGTGGCCAAGAAAAAACGCCCTCGGTTTCTCAAGATCCGCAAAGCGATCAAGCAACAGCTTGGGCATCTCAAGCGCAACCTTGCCAACATTGACGCCCTGACAGCCTGTGGCGCAAGCCTTCTGGCGGCTGGGCGGCATGCCTATCAGAAGCTGTTGGTTGTCAGTGAGCTGGTCCGCCAGCAGAACATTCTCTATCGCTCAGACACCAGAAGTATTCCCGCTCGCATCGTCAGCCTCTGTCAAGCGCACATCAGGCCAATTGTTCGCGGCAAGGCGAGGTGCAATGTTGAGTTCGGCGCCAAGATCTCACTTTCTGTCACCGATGAAGGATTTGCTTTCCTGGATCGGCTGAGCTTTGACCCCTACAACGAAGGGGAAGATCTGAAAGTTCAGGCCCAAGCCTATCGTCGTCGATACGGCTGCTATCCGGAGGTGATCTGCGCTGATCAGATCTACCGCACAAGATCAAATCGGGCATTCTGCCAGCGTCACGGCATTCGGCTGAGTGGGCCTCGTCTTGGTCGCCCGAAGAATGATCCGGAGTTGGTGGCAGCCGAGAGGCGGCAGTTCGTTGATGATCAAAGGCGGCGCAATGCTGTTGAAGGCAAGATCGGTCAAGGCAAGCGTCGCTATGGATTGGGATTGATCCGAGAGAAACTGCCGGCAACACAGGGTTCATCCATCGCGATGAATGTCCTGGTCATGAACCTCCAGAAGCTCCTGGAGCTTCTTTGTCTCTATTTTGTGCTCTGCTGGCAACTCTTGGTCTCCGCCGCACGGGCTCTGAGCTCCAGCAGCAGAGAGCTGAGTTGTCAGCTCAGCGGGGCCTGA
- a CDS encoding PIN/TRAM domain-containing protein — protein MVDSLILILFMVSGAAAGWLGVDLLPENLLVQVDNPEGLRTVLGGFGAFFGLIAGVFFGQLRRRLMQQVRSMPTDLLISRAVGLILGLLVANLLLAPILLLPLPWEVVFVKPLAAVLSNVFFGVSGYNLAEVHGRTLLRLFSPGTTEALLVAEGVLRPASAKILDTSVIIDGRIRGLLDSGLLEGQVIVAQSVIDELQALADSANAEKRGRGRRGLKLLSELREQYGRRLVVNSTRYEGKGVDDKLQTLTADTGGTLLTTDYNLAKVAEVKSLRVVNLSELVIALRPEVQPGDEFQLKIAREGKEADQGVGYLDDGTMVVVEGARQHIGERLPVIVTGALQNPTGRIVFARWEAAGQHGGGDAPAASDSHAARSGRGERSAPGNGKRKPRPSR, from the coding sequence ATGGTGGACTCCCTCATCCTGATCCTGTTCATGGTCTCCGGCGCCGCCGCCGGCTGGCTGGGGGTCGACCTGCTGCCGGAAAACCTGCTGGTGCAGGTGGACAACCCCGAGGGCCTGCGCACCGTGCTGGGGGGATTCGGGGCGTTCTTCGGCCTGATCGCGGGGGTGTTCTTCGGCCAGCTGCGGCGCCGGCTGATGCAGCAGGTGCGCAGCATGCCCACCGACCTGCTGATCAGCCGCGCCGTGGGCCTGATCCTCGGCCTGCTGGTGGCCAACCTGCTGCTGGCGCCGATCCTGCTGCTGCCCCTGCCCTGGGAGGTGGTGTTCGTCAAACCCCTGGCGGCGGTGCTTAGCAACGTGTTCTTCGGCGTGTCGGGCTACAACCTGGCGGAGGTGCACGGCCGCACCCTGCTGCGCCTGTTCAGCCCCGGCACCACCGAGGCCCTGCTGGTGGCCGAAGGGGTGCTGCGGCCGGCGAGCGCCAAGATCCTCGACACCAGCGTGATCATCGACGGCCGCATCCGCGGCCTGCTCGATTCCGGCCTGCTGGAGGGCCAGGTGATCGTGGCCCAGAGCGTGATCGATGAACTGCAGGCCCTGGCCGACTCCGCCAACGCCGAGAAGCGGGGCCGCGGCCGCCGCGGCCTGAAGCTGCTCAGTGAGCTGCGCGAGCAGTACGGACGGCGGCTGGTGGTGAACAGCACCCGCTACGAGGGCAAGGGGGTGGACGACAAGCTGCAGACCCTCACCGCCGACACGGGCGGCACCCTGCTCACCACCGACTACAACCTGGCCAAGGTGGCCGAGGTGAAGAGCCTGCGGGTGGTGAACCTCAGTGAGCTGGTGATCGCGCTGCGGCCGGAGGTGCAGCCCGGCGACGAGTTCCAGCTCAAGATCGCCCGCGAGGGCAAGGAGGCCGACCAGGGGGTGGGCTACCTGGACGACGGCACCATGGTGGTGGTGGAAGGGGCGCGCCAGCACATCGGCGAGCGGCTGCCGGTGATCGTCACCGGCGCCCTGCAGAACCCCACCGGGCGGATCGTGTTCGCCCGGTGGGAAGCCGCGGGCCAGCACGGCGGCGGCGACGCTCCCGCCGCCAGCGACAGCCATGCCGCCCGCTCCGGCAGGGGGGAGCGATCCGCACCTGGGAACGGCAAGCGCAAGCCGAGGCCCTCCCGCTAG
- a CDS encoding GNAT family N-acetyltransferase has translation MRPYGTGDWPPVWALLEPVFRAGETFPHDPAISEAEAQLAWVEQSQAVMVAVDPAGAVVGTYYLRPNSLALGAHVANAGYVVAEHARRKGIGSRLCQHSLQAARRLGFRLMQFNLVVSTNTAGIRCWQRNGFQIVGTLPGAFRHMQLGYVDALVMVQSLLEGPTP, from the coding sequence ATCCGTCCCTATGGGACCGGCGACTGGCCGCCGGTGTGGGCCCTGCTGGAGCCGGTGTTCCGCGCGGGTGAAACCTTCCCCCACGACCCAGCCATCAGCGAGGCTGAGGCCCAGCTGGCCTGGGTGGAGCAGAGCCAGGCGGTGATGGTGGCTGTGGATCCGGCCGGGGCCGTGGTGGGCACCTACTACCTGAGGCCCAACTCCCTCGCCCTCGGAGCCCATGTCGCCAACGCCGGCTACGTGGTGGCCGAACACGCCCGCCGGAAGGGGATCGGCAGCCGCCTCTGCCAGCACTCCCTGCAGGCAGCCCGCCGGCTGGGCTTCCGCCTGATGCAGTTCAACCTCGTGGTGAGCACCAACACCGCCGGGATCCGCTGCTGGCAGCGCAACGGCTTTCAGATCGTCGGCACCCTGCCGGGGGCTTTTCGCCACATGCAGCTGGGCTACGTCGATGCCCTGGTGATGGTCCAGTCCCTGCTGGAGGGACCGACCCCATGA
- a CDS encoding siphovirus Gp157 family protein: MAVLTPIPAAPVGVPAPGAIASGPTCSLQRSGSLWQLGIEAQELTTAIGQLAEQLEADDDTRALALAELEAALLAEEGNKHALAAKADATCWVIEHLRSQAAYRQQQAKRLTELSRSDAGRADALEESLVLVLTRLQPTATRFSFPNHELSSRKSQAVEIDDEDALDPQWLSFTTTSKPDKAAIKEALKAGREIPGVQMISRRSWRIC; this comes from the coding sequence ATGGCTGTCCTCACCCCCATCCCCGCGGCTCCTGTGGGTGTCCCTGCCCCAGGGGCCATCGCCTCAGGCCCTACCTGCTCCCTGCAGCGATCCGGTTCCCTCTGGCAGCTGGGCATCGAGGCCCAGGAGCTCACCACCGCCATCGGCCAGTTGGCTGAGCAGCTGGAAGCCGATGACGACACCCGCGCCCTGGCCCTGGCCGAGCTCGAGGCCGCCCTGCTGGCCGAAGAGGGCAACAAGCACGCCCTCGCCGCCAAGGCCGATGCCACCTGCTGGGTGATCGAGCACCTGCGCAGTCAGGCCGCCTACCGCCAGCAGCAGGCCAAACGGCTCACCGAGCTGTCGCGATCCGATGCCGGCCGGGCCGATGCGCTGGAGGAGTCGCTGGTCCTGGTGCTCACCCGCCTGCAGCCCACAGCCACGCGCTTCTCCTTCCCCAATCACGAGCTCAGCTCCCGCAAGTCGCAGGCCGTCGAGATCGACGACGAGGACGCCCTCGATCCCCAGTGGCTGAGCTTCACCACCACCAGCAAGCCGGATAAGGCCGCCATCAAAGAGGCCCTGAAAGCAGGCAGGGAGATCCCCGGCGTCCAAATGATCTCCCGCCGCTCCTGGCGCATCTGTTGA
- a CDS encoding ATP-dependent Clp protease proteolytic subunit: protein MPIGTPSVPYRLPGSQYERWVDIYTRLGVERILFLGSEVNDAVANALVAQMLYLDSEDNSKPIYLYINSPGGSVTAGLAIYDTMQYVKSDVVTICVGLAASMGAFLLGAGTKGKRLALPHSRIMIHQPLGGTSQRQASDIAIEAKEILRIKDMLNHSMADMTGQPFEKIEKDTDRDYFLSAAEAKDYGLIDRVIAHPSEA, encoded by the coding sequence ATGCCCATCGGCACCCCCAGCGTTCCCTACCGCCTGCCCGGCAGCCAGTACGAGCGCTGGGTCGACATCTACACCCGCCTGGGGGTGGAGCGGATCCTGTTTCTGGGCTCGGAGGTGAACGATGCGGTGGCCAATGCCCTCGTGGCCCAGATGCTCTACCTCGATTCGGAGGACAATTCCAAGCCCATCTACCTGTACATCAACTCCCCCGGCGGGTCGGTGACGGCCGGTCTGGCCATCTACGACACGATGCAGTACGTCAAGAGTGACGTGGTGACGATCTGCGTGGGCCTGGCCGCCTCGATGGGGGCCTTCCTGCTGGGCGCCGGCACCAAGGGCAAGCGGCTCGCCCTGCCCCACAGCCGCATCATGATCCACCAGCCCCTGGGGGGCACCAGCCAGCGCCAGGCCAGCGACATCGCCATCGAGGCCAAGGAGATCCTGCGCATCAAGGACATGCTCAACCACAGCATGGCCGACATGACGGGCCAGCCCTTCGAGAAGATCGAGAAGGACACCGACCGCGACTACTTCCTCAGCGCCGCCGAAGCGAAGGACTATGGCCTGATCGACCGCGTGATCGCCCATCCCAGCGAGGCCTGA
- a CDS encoding YciI family protein, translating into MAWFVKLEEGIVTKARFDAVVPEHLAWLAQLERQGHRPVSGYWADRRGCNGDGAGGMLLFWADSWEEADALVRQDPLIRHGCVRWTLHAWTTVFGSPGAH; encoded by the coding sequence ATGGCCTGGTTCGTGAAGCTGGAGGAGGGCATCGTCACCAAGGCCCGCTTCGATGCGGTCGTCCCGGAGCACCTCGCCTGGCTGGCCCAGCTGGAGCGCCAGGGGCACCGCCCGGTGAGTGGCTACTGGGCCGACCGCCGCGGCTGCAACGGCGACGGCGCCGGTGGCATGCTGCTGTTCTGGGCCGACAGCTGGGAGGAGGCCGATGCCCTGGTCCGGCAGGATCCGCTCATCCGCCACGGCTGCGTGCGCTGGACCCTCCACGCCTGGACCACGGTGTTCGGCAGCCCCGGCGCCCACTAG
- a CDS encoding SLOG family protein has translation MVQAAALGSHSVVPLLAPAVITPLRPVRAGRVVVAGGGRDLLWSPQQIAAALGARTSGQLVHELLHGGARGADRAIGRAARQLGWPVGVLPADWRRHGRAAGPIRNRELLELAVSRAVALTSAAAPVAVLVVAFPGGAGTASLVQQARRMAASSPVPIAVAQISQAPAVP, from the coding sequence GTGGTCCAGGCCGCCGCATTGGGCAGCCATTCGGTTGTGCCGTTGCTGGCGCCGGCCGTGATCACCCCGCTGCGGCCCGTCCGCGCTGGTCGGGTGGTCGTCGCCGGTGGTGGCCGCGATCTCCTTTGGTCGCCCCAGCAGATCGCCGCTGCCCTGGGGGCCCGCACCAGTGGCCAGCTCGTGCATGAGCTGCTCCATGGCGGGGCCCGTGGCGCTGATCGCGCCATCGGCCGCGCCGCCCGTCAGCTGGGCTGGCCTGTTGGGGTGCTCCCCGCCGATTGGCGCCGCCATGGCCGCGCTGCCGGGCCGATCCGCAATCGTGAGCTGCTCGAGCTGGCGGTCAGCCGGGCCGTGGCCCTCACGTCCGCCGCGGCCCCGGTTGCCGTGCTGGTGGTGGCGTTCCCCGGTGGTGCCGGCACCGCCTCACTGGTGCAGCAGGCCCGGCGCATGGCCGCCAGTTCCCCTGTGCCGATCGCCGTGGCGCAGATCAGCCAAGCCCCCGCTGTCCCTTGA
- the cbiB gene encoding adenosylcobinamide-phosphate synthase CbiB, translating to MPPGLLYTAAVAAAAGLDRLVGDPASWLHPVQVMGWLISRLRWRAESWAGDRPGRLRWAGLAITLLVVAASGTAGWLLEAWARRHALGQVVLVIALASALAGRSLDQAVRAVLELCRSGAEDLEPARRRLAWIVGRDTAELDREAILRALAETASENAVDGLFAPLFWMLAGILLGGWLPGAPGPLGLAWGFKAASTLDSMLGYRRGRLTWLGTAGARLDDLLVWLPCRLVALTLPLVGGGGPARAWGVLQCALRDGAPDPSPNAGVSQAAYAHVVGVQLGGVNRYGGSATRKPLLAAGSPAPDATAVDAMLRLSARLEGLWLGAGLLTGILALFITKALS from the coding sequence ATGCCGCCTGGTCTGCTGTACACGGCGGCGGTGGCCGCCGCCGCCGGCCTCGACCGCCTGGTGGGCGATCCCGCCAGCTGGCTGCACCCGGTGCAGGTGATGGGCTGGCTGATCAGCCGGCTGCGGTGGCGGGCCGAGAGCTGGGCCGGCGACCGGCCGGGCCGGCTGCGCTGGGCCGGCCTCGCCATCACGCTGCTGGTGGTGGCCGCGAGTGGGACGGCCGGCTGGCTGCTGGAGGCCTGGGCCCGCCGCCATGCCCTGGGGCAGGTGGTGCTGGTGATCGCCCTGGCCAGCGCCCTGGCCGGCAGGAGCCTGGATCAGGCGGTGCGGGCCGTGCTGGAGCTGTGCAGATCCGGCGCGGAGGATCTGGAGCCGGCCCGCCGGCGCCTGGCCTGGATCGTGGGACGCGACACGGCGGAGCTCGACCGGGAGGCCATCCTGCGGGCCCTGGCCGAAACGGCCAGCGAGAACGCCGTGGACGGGCTGTTCGCTCCCCTGTTCTGGATGCTGGCCGGAATCCTGCTCGGCGGGTGGCTGCCCGGGGCGCCGGGGCCCCTGGGCCTGGCCTGGGGCTTCAAGGCGGCCAGCACGCTGGACTCGATGCTGGGCTACCGCCGCGGCCGGCTCACCTGGCTGGGCACCGCCGGCGCCAGGCTCGATGACCTGCTGGTGTGGCTGCCCTGCAGGCTGGTGGCCCTCACCCTGCCGCTGGTGGGCGGCGGCGGTCCTGCGCGGGCGTGGGGGGTGCTGCAATGCGCCCTGCGGGACGGGGCCCCGGATCCCTCCCCCAATGCCGGGGTGTCGCAGGCGGCCTATGCCCACGTCGTGGGGGTGCAGCTGGGGGGCGTCAACCGCTACGGCGGCAGCGCGACGCGCAAACCGCTGCTGGCCGCTGGATCGCCAGCGCCCGATGCCACGGCTGTGGACGCCATGCTGCGGCTCTCGGCGCGGCTGGAGGGGCTGTGGCTGGGAGCGGGCCTGCTCACTGGGATCCTGGCCCTTTTCATCACGAAAGCTCTCAGCTGA
- a CDS encoding PPC domain-containing DNA-binding protein, giving the protein MKVVPLRLEPGDDLRRALEVWMGEQQEQAACVISAVGSLSVARVRFAGAAEATVIRGDLEILSLSGTLSPDGAHLHIAVADSSGAVIGGHLGTGSLVRTTVELVIGLLPQWRFCRELDPATGYAELRISPWAPG; this is encoded by the coding sequence ATGAAGGTGGTGCCGCTGCGGCTGGAACCAGGCGATGACCTGCGCCGGGCGCTGGAGGTGTGGATGGGCGAGCAGCAGGAGCAGGCAGCGTGTGTGATCAGCGCCGTCGGCAGCCTGTCGGTGGCCCGGGTGCGCTTCGCGGGAGCCGCTGAAGCCACGGTGATCCGGGGCGATCTGGAGATCCTCAGCCTCTCCGGCACCCTTTCACCCGATGGTGCCCACCTGCACATCGCTGTCGCCGACAGCAGCGGCGCCGTGATCGGTGGGCACCTCGGCACCGGCTCGCTGGTGCGCACCACCGTCGAGCTGGTGATCGGCCTGCTGCCCCAGTGGCGCTTCTGCCGGGAGCTGGATCCAGCCACGGGCTACGCCGAGCTGCGGATCAGTCCTTGGGCTCCGGGCTGA
- a CDS encoding ATP-dependent Clp protease proteolytic subunit, with protein sequence MSVSAPYYGDSAVLRTPPPDLPSLLLKERIVYLGLPLFSDDQAKRQMGIDVTELIIAQLLYLEFDNPEKPIFFYINSTGTSWFTGDAIGFETEAFAIADTIRYVKPPVHTICIGQAMGTAAMILSAGTKGQRAALPHATIVLHQPRSGAQGQASDIQIRAQEVLHNKRTMLQMLADNTGKSVEQLSKDSDRMTYLTAEQAREYGLIDRVLTSQKDLPAGVPLAGDRSPAGIG encoded by the coding sequence ATGTCGGTGTCAGCTCCTTACTACGGCGATTCCGCCGTGCTGCGCACCCCGCCGCCCGACCTGCCCTCCCTGCTGCTCAAGGAGCGGATCGTGTACCTCGGTCTGCCCCTGTTCAGCGACGACCAGGCCAAGCGGCAGATGGGCATCGATGTGACCGAGCTCATCATTGCCCAGCTGCTCTATCTGGAGTTCGACAACCCGGAGAAGCCGATCTTCTTCTACATCAACTCCACCGGCACCTCCTGGTTCACCGGCGACGCCATCGGCTTCGAAACCGAGGCCTTCGCCATCGCCGACACGATCCGCTACGTGAAGCCGCCGGTGCACACGATCTGCATCGGCCAGGCCATGGGCACCGCCGCCATGATCCTCAGCGCCGGCACCAAGGGCCAGCGGGCCGCCCTGCCCCACGCCACGATCGTGCTGCATCAGCCCCGCAGCGGCGCCCAGGGCCAGGCCAGCGACATCCAGATCCGCGCCCAGGAGGTGCTGCACAACAAGCGCACCATGCTGCAGATGCTGGCCGACAACACCGGCAAGAGCGTGGAGCAGCTCTCCAAGGACTCCGACCGCATGACCTACCTCACGGCGGAGCAGGCCAGGGAATACGGCCTGATCGACCGGGTGCTCACCAGCCAGAAGGATCTTCCCGCCGGCGTGCCCTTGGCGGGCGATCGCAGCCCGGCCGGCATCGGCTGA